The Streptomyces laurentii genome contains a region encoding:
- a CDS encoding chorismate mutase (chorismate mutase [Streptomyces cattleya NRRL 8057 = DSM46488];~chorismate mutase; Provisional;~identified by MetaGeneAnnotator; putative), which produces MSDTRDDTNDHRETGAGGTAGGTHGIDPAVQAELNRLRASIDNIDAAVVHMLAERFKCTQQVGVLKAEHNLPPADPSRESRQIARLRELAVNARLDPAFAEKLLNFIIAEVIRHHETIADETR; this is translated from the coding sequence ATGAGCGACACCCGCGACGACACGAACGACCACCGCGAGACCGGCGCCGGCGGCACGGCCGGCGGTACGCACGGCATCGACCCGGCCGTCCAGGCCGAGCTGAACCGGCTGCGCGCCAGCATCGACAACATCGACGCGGCCGTCGTCCACATGCTCGCCGAACGCTTCAAGTGCACCCAGCAGGTCGGCGTCCTCAAGGCCGAACACAACCTGCCGCCCGCCGACCCCTCCCGCGAGTCCCGCCAGATCGCCCGGCTGCGGGAACTCGCCGTGAACGCCAGACTGGACCCGGCGTTCGCGGAGAAGCTGCTGAACTTCATCATCGCGGAGGTCATCCGCCACCACGAGACGATCGCCGACGAGACCCGCTGA
- a CDS encoding araC family transcriptional regulator (AraC family transcriptional regulator [Streptomyces cattleya NRRL 8057 = DSM46488];~AraC-like ligand binding domain; pfam02311;~Bacterial regulatory helix-turn-helix proteins, AraC family; pfam00165;~helix_turn_helix, arabinose operon control protein; smart00342;~identified by MetaGeneAnnotator; putative), whose protein sequence is MYHTWMRFFTPSPVHHRLGLVCLGVGLQHGPLPAVGPRTLDHHVAVVVASGSGWFLGPDGRRAPVTAPALIWLTPGVPHHYSADPGTGWDESFVDFSGPATATYTELGYIDPDRPVVPLADAAPARAVIGRIARAARPGNPLLEVETAAAVHELLVALRQARADTTADGAPVLAALARDAFTPLTVAEHAARHGMTPAELRTAVRRTAGCSPKDYLLTVRLGRAKELLAGTELPVSAVARRVGYDDPAYFSRLFTRRVGTAPVHFRARQRVTLPGGWSTTVPDPEHKPTVSPCSG, encoded by the coding sequence ATGTACCACACCTGGATGCGCTTCTTCACGCCCAGCCCCGTCCACCACCGCCTCGGCCTCGTCTGCCTCGGCGTCGGACTCCAGCACGGCCCGCTGCCCGCCGTCGGCCCGCGCACCCTCGACCATCACGTCGCCGTCGTCGTCGCCTCCGGCAGCGGCTGGTTCCTCGGCCCCGACGGCCGGCGCGCCCCCGTCACCGCCCCCGCCCTGATCTGGCTCACCCCCGGCGTCCCCCACCACTACTCCGCCGACCCCGGCACCGGCTGGGACGAGTCCTTCGTCGACTTCTCCGGACCGGCCACCGCCACGTACACCGAACTCGGCTACATCGACCCCGACCGGCCCGTCGTCCCCCTCGCCGACGCCGCCCCCGCCCGCGCCGTCATCGGCCGCATCGCCCGCGCCGCCCGCCCCGGCAACCCCCTCCTCGAGGTCGAGACCGCCGCCGCCGTCCACGAACTCCTCGTCGCCCTGCGCCAGGCCCGCGCCGACACCACCGCCGACGGCGCGCCCGTCCTCGCCGCCCTCGCCCGCGACGCGTTCACCCCGCTGACCGTCGCCGAACACGCAGCCCGGCACGGCATGACCCCCGCCGAACTGCGCACCGCCGTCCGCCGCACCGCGGGCTGCAGTCCCAAGGACTACCTGCTCACCGTCCGTCTCGGCCGCGCCAAGGAACTCCTCGCCGGCACCGAACTGCCCGTCTCCGCCGTCGCCCGCCGCGTCGGCTACGACGACCCCGCCTATTTCTCCCGCCTCTTCACCCGCCGCGTCGGCACCGCGCCCGTCCATTTCCGCGCCCGGCAGCGCGTCACCCTCCCGGGCGGCTGGAGCACCACCGTCCCGGATCCCGAACACAAGCCGACCGTTTCCCCCTGCTCCGGCTAG
- a CDS encoding beta-galactosidase (Beta-galactosidase, partial [Streptomyces venezuelae ATCC10712];~Glycosyl hydrolases family 35; pfam01301;~identified by MetaGeneAnnotator; putative) has product MSEFVVGDEDFLLDGQPVRLLSGALHYFRVHEEQWEHRIGMLRAMGLNCVETYVPWNLYEREPGRYGDVEALGRFLDAVGRAGMRAIVRPGPYICAEWENGGLPHWLTGRLGRRARTHDAEYLEHVERWFRRLLPQVVERQIGRGGPVLMVQVENEYGSFGTDTAYLTWLRDLLLACGVEVPLFTSDGPEDHMLTGGSVPGVLATANFGSGARKGFETLRRHQPDGPLMCMEFWCGWFDHWGQKHVGRAADDAADALREILECGASVNIYMAHGGTNFGGWAGANRDGELHRGVLRPTVTSYDYDAPVDEAGLPTEKFWLFRDILAEYVEGPLPKVPEPPARIGAPAAGAVDGWAPLAKVLEVLGDEERSTPVPPTFEELGVDRGVVRYRVDVPGPRQPYPLGVTGLSDLATVYVDGVLAGVLDATGTTGAPGMEDGADAVLPEPVAGPAAVELWVESLGRVNYGPRQAEPKGLTGGVLHERQYLHGVRSQGLRLDAFAPAAVARVPFGAVPAASEPGLFRAVVGVPSPGDAALRLSGWTRGFVWVNGFCLGRYWNAGPQDSLFVPGPVLRAGANEVWVLELAGPAEAGAGVELA; this is encoded by the coding sequence ATGAGCGAGTTCGTGGTGGGTGACGAGGATTTCCTGCTCGACGGACAGCCGGTGCGGCTGCTGTCGGGTGCGCTGCACTACTTCCGGGTGCACGAGGAGCAGTGGGAGCACCGGATCGGGATGCTCCGGGCGATGGGCCTGAACTGCGTCGAGACGTACGTGCCGTGGAATCTGTACGAGCGGGAGCCGGGCCGGTACGGGGACGTGGAGGCGCTCGGCCGGTTCCTGGACGCGGTGGGGCGGGCCGGGATGCGGGCGATCGTGCGCCCGGGCCCGTACATCTGTGCCGAGTGGGAGAACGGCGGGCTGCCGCACTGGCTGACGGGCCGTCTGGGGCGGCGGGCGCGCACGCACGACGCGGAGTACCTGGAGCATGTGGAGCGCTGGTTCCGGCGGCTGCTGCCGCAGGTGGTGGAGCGGCAGATCGGCCGCGGCGGCCCGGTGCTCATGGTCCAGGTGGAGAACGAGTACGGCAGCTTCGGCACGGACACGGCGTATCTGACGTGGCTGCGGGATCTGCTCCTGGCGTGCGGCGTGGAGGTGCCGCTGTTCACGTCGGACGGCCCGGAGGACCACATGCTGACGGGCGGTTCGGTGCCGGGCGTGCTGGCGACGGCGAACTTCGGTTCGGGCGCGCGCAAGGGCTTCGAGACGCTGCGGCGGCACCAGCCGGACGGGCCGCTGATGTGCATGGAGTTCTGGTGCGGCTGGTTCGACCACTGGGGGCAGAAGCACGTGGGCCGGGCGGCGGACGACGCCGCTGACGCGCTGCGCGAGATCCTGGAGTGCGGGGCGTCGGTCAACATCTACATGGCGCACGGCGGGACGAACTTCGGCGGCTGGGCCGGGGCGAACCGGGACGGGGAGCTGCACCGGGGCGTGCTGCGGCCGACGGTGACCTCGTACGACTACGACGCGCCGGTCGACGAGGCGGGGCTGCCGACGGAGAAGTTCTGGCTGTTCCGCGACATCCTCGCGGAGTACGTGGAGGGTCCGCTGCCCAAGGTGCCGGAGCCGCCGGCGCGGATCGGGGCGCCGGCGGCGGGCGCGGTGGACGGCTGGGCGCCGTTGGCGAAGGTGCTGGAGGTCCTCGGTGACGAGGAGCGGTCGACGCCGGTGCCGCCGACCTTCGAGGAACTGGGCGTGGACCGGGGCGTGGTCCGCTACCGCGTGGACGTGCCGGGTCCGCGGCAGCCGTATCCGCTGGGCGTGACGGGGCTCTCGGATCTGGCCACGGTGTACGTGGACGGGGTCCTGGCCGGCGTCCTGGACGCGACGGGCACGACGGGCGCCCCCGGCATGGAGGACGGGGCGGACGCGGTGCTGCCCGAGCCGGTGGCGGGGCCCGCGGCGGTGGAGCTGTGGGTGGAGTCGCTGGGCCGGGTCAACTACGGCCCGCGGCAGGCGGAGCCGAAGGGGCTCACCGGCGGGGTGCTGCACGAGCGGCAGTATCTGCACGGCGTACGGTCCCAGGGCCTGCGGCTCGACGCGTTCGCGCCGGCGGCGGTGGCGCGGGTGCCGTTCGGGGCGGTGCCGGCGGCGTCGGAGCCCGGCTTGTTCCGTGCGGTCGTGGGCGTCCCCTCCCCCGGTGACGCGGCGCTGCGGCTGTCGGGGTGGACCCGCGGGTTCGTCTGGGTGAACGGGTTCTGCCTGGGCCGCTACTGGAACGCGGGCCCGCAGGACTCCCTGTTCGTGCCGGGTCCGGTGCTGCGCGCGGGCGCGAACGAGGTGTGGGTGCTGGAGCTGGCGGGGCCCGCGGAGGCCGGGGCCGGGGTGGAGCTGGCCTAG
- a CDS encoding trypsin (Trypsin-like serine protease; Many of these are synthesized as inactive precursor zymogens that are cleaved during limited proteolysis to generate their active forms. Alignment contains also inactive enzymes that have substitutions of the catalytic triad...; cd00190;~identified by MetaGeneAnnotator; putative;~substrate binding sites [chemical binding];~trypsin [Streptomyces roseosporus NRRL15998]), which produces MQQKKNRLVSALQKLAAAGAVVLAAVSLQPTQASAAPNPVVGGTRAAQGEFPWMVRLSMGCGGSLISPQVVLTAAHCVGATGNNTSITATAGVVDLNSASAVKVRSTKVYRAPGYNGAGKDWALIKLASPVTGLANLKIADTTAYNNGTFTIAGWGAATEGGAQQRYLLKATVPFVSDASCQAAYGSDLIPGDEICAGYPQGGTDTCQGDSGGPMFRKDNAGAWIQVGIVSWGQGCARPNYPGVYSEVSTFAADIKAAAATL; this is translated from the coding sequence ATGCAGCAGAAGAAGAACAGACTGGTCAGCGCGCTGCAGAAGCTTGCCGCGGCCGGTGCCGTCGTCCTCGCCGCCGTCAGCCTCCAGCCCACCCAGGCGTCCGCCGCGCCGAACCCCGTCGTCGGCGGCACCCGCGCCGCCCAGGGCGAGTTCCCGTGGATGGTCCGGCTCTCCATGGGCTGCGGCGGCTCCCTGATCAGCCCTCAGGTCGTCCTCACCGCCGCGCACTGCGTCGGCGCGACCGGCAACAACACCAGCATCACCGCCACCGCCGGCGTCGTGGACCTCAACTCGGCCAGCGCCGTCAAGGTCCGCTCCACCAAGGTCTACCGCGCGCCCGGCTACAACGGCGCCGGCAAGGACTGGGCCCTCATCAAGCTCGCCTCGCCCGTCACCGGCCTGGCCAACCTGAAGATCGCCGACACCACCGCGTACAACAACGGCACCTTCACCATCGCCGGCTGGGGCGCCGCCACCGAGGGCGGCGCGCAGCAGCGCTACCTGCTCAAGGCGACCGTCCCGTTCGTCTCCGACGCCAGCTGCCAGGCCGCGTACGGCAGCGACCTCATCCCCGGTGACGAGATCTGCGCCGGCTACCCGCAGGGCGGCACCGACACCTGCCAGGGCGACTCCGGCGGCCCGATGTTCCGCAAGGACAACGCCGGCGCCTGGATCCAGGTCGGCATCGTGAGCTGGGGCCAGGGCTGCGCCCGGCCCAACTACCCCGGTGTCTACAGCGAGGTGTCCACCTTCGCCGCCGACATCAAGGCAGCCGCGGCCACGCTGTAA
- a CDS encoding hypothetical protein (identified by MetaGeneAnnotator; putative;~sequence version:1), producing MDNARQQSQGGLFGQIRGAGKGPESRETGGNGEAGEAGMVCAAGEIKGCGSHGSGFALRGPREQRGRPAESVDREARKWGSEEVGKWGSEKARRRRGAGGRSGGR from the coding sequence ATGGACAACGCCCGACAGCAGTCACAAGGTGGCCTTTTCGGCCAGATTCGCGGCGCCGGGAAGGGACCGGAGAGCCGCGAGACCGGAGGGAACGGGGAGGCCGGGGAGGCCGGAATGGTCTGCGCGGCCGGGGAGATCAAGGGGTGCGGGAGCCACGGGAGCGGCTTCGCGCTGCGGGGGCCGAGGGAGCAGCGGGGGCGGCCGGCGGAGTCGGTCGACAGGGAGGCGAGGAAGTGGGGAAGCGAGGAAGTGGGGAAGTGGGGAAGCGAGAAGGCGAGGAGGCGGAGGGGCGCGGGCGGGAGATCGGGCGGGCGGTGA
- a CDS encoding hypothetical protein (identified by MetaGeneAnnotator; putative;~sequence version:1) produces the protein MANVPHSDAVSRVEHGFPHLDTVRSSITALYRRLSPDGVRRYERSVPVTDVAVGPAEDPHTGSARAARALVRHLRLPDAPTLVTFRTMEHAASVDPAAGPAYAVELNERFRTHRGDIGAALAHEMTHVLLHRLGLSFPTTAGNEILTDVVTTYLGAGWLLLDAFRQDGMSSQKLGYLTPEEFGYVLAKRAEVFGEDPSPWFTSAVAYDAWVRGRAEAARDWRRAPLAGASWAARRRARAAGGDRVLACPVCAQRLRIPDGGGDEGRHRGLGGGHGGLGGGLGGGRGVKARCGVCRTVLECAL, from the coding sequence ATGGCGAACGTGCCGCACAGCGATGCAGTCTCCCGCGTCGAGCACGGGTTCCCGCACCTCGACACGGTCCGATCCTCGATCACGGCCCTCTACCGGCGCCTCTCCCCCGACGGCGTACGCCGCTACGAGCGCAGTGTCCCGGTCACGGACGTCGCCGTCGGCCCCGCCGAGGACCCGCACACCGGCTCCGCCCGCGCCGCACGCGCCCTCGTCCGGCATCTGCGGCTGCCGGACGCCCCCACCCTGGTGACCTTCCGGACGATGGAGCACGCGGCGAGCGTCGACCCGGCCGCGGGCCCCGCGTACGCCGTCGAGCTGAACGAACGCTTCCGCACCCACCGCGGCGACATCGGCGCCGCGCTCGCCCACGAGATGACCCACGTCCTGCTGCACCGGCTCGGCCTGTCGTTCCCCACGACCGCCGGGAACGAGATCCTCACCGACGTCGTCACCACCTACCTCGGCGCGGGCTGGCTGCTGCTCGACGCGTTCCGGCAGGACGGCATGTCCAGCCAGAAGCTCGGCTATCTGACGCCGGAGGAGTTCGGCTACGTCCTCGCCAAGCGGGCCGAGGTGTTCGGCGAGGACCCGTCGCCGTGGTTCACCAGCGCGGTCGCGTACGACGCGTGGGTACGGGGCCGGGCGGAGGCCGCGCGCGACTGGCGGCGCGCGCCGCTGGCCGGCGCGAGCTGGGCCGCCCGGCGCCGCGCCCGGGCGGCCGGCGGGGACCGGGTCCTCGCCTGCCCGGTCTGCGCGCAGCGGCTGCGGATCCCGGACGGCGGCGGGGACGAGGGCCGGCACAGGGGGCTCGGCGGCGGACACGGCGGGCTCGGCGGCGGGCTCGGCGGCGGACGGGGCGTCAAGGCCCGGTGCGGAGTGTGCCGTACGGTCCTGGAGTGCGCCCTTTAG
- a CDS encoding ankyrin 2,3/unc44 (identified by MetaGeneAnnotator; putative;~sequence version:1): protein MSTLFDAMWAGDDAVVRALRDGADPEGRSGEGETPLYQASVQNRPAAVRLLLAAGADPGRASGTDAVDLPLCGAACGGHAEVVRALLAAGAAPDQEEEFGYTALAWAVRLGHTEVARELLAAGADPGRPGPDGLAPLTAAARRGSPSLVRALLEYGAGRDRRAAAGALDEARRWIGVDMAAVLRRGLLDGGDGGGGAGDTYEAVVRRVPEDGGITVVVELLRADGAPGRGDERQTGHAAIATLLEGTLGLPVMPEELAGRALRCGDPEQEDWTTAVAALTERAGAADPAGSSGTSVVSAAATGWCADPEPLRRAFGARVLGALPGGGADAVEVLRGLAARCAEAYQSADARALGAREPALSAVVALGRLADPGAVPELLGLAGHPDPEVRQQVGAALAGLVPGGDAVATGVLVRLSRDPVPRVRDWATLALAELPDDTPVVRDALAARLADPDPETSAEAARGLALRQDPRAVEALAAILADGDTEGPARETALAALDHLADPRVRTRLEWTLPRGR from the coding sequence ATGAGCACGTTGTTCGACGCGATGTGGGCCGGAGACGACGCGGTGGTACGGGCCCTGCGGGACGGCGCCGACCCCGAGGGACGGTCCGGCGAAGGCGAGACCCCGCTGTACCAGGCGTCCGTCCAGAACCGCCCGGCCGCCGTCCGCCTCCTGCTCGCCGCCGGCGCCGATCCGGGGCGGGCGAGCGGGACGGACGCCGTGGACCTGCCGCTGTGCGGGGCGGCGTGCGGCGGGCACGCCGAGGTCGTCCGGGCGCTCCTCGCGGCGGGCGCGGCGCCGGACCAGGAGGAGGAGTTCGGATACACCGCGCTGGCCTGGGCCGTCCGGCTCGGGCATACGGAGGTGGCGCGGGAGCTGCTCGCGGCCGGTGCCGATCCCGGCCGGCCCGGCCCGGACGGGCTCGCTCCGCTGACCGCGGCCGCCCGGCGCGGCTCGCCCTCCCTGGTGCGGGCCCTGCTGGAGTACGGCGCGGGGCGCGACCGCCGGGCGGCGGCCGGGGCGCTGGACGAGGCCCGGCGGTGGATCGGCGTCGACATGGCGGCGGTGCTGCGGCGCGGGCTCCTCGACGGCGGGGACGGGGGCGGGGGCGCCGGGGACACCTACGAGGCGGTGGTGCGGCGGGTGCCCGAGGACGGCGGGATCACGGTGGTCGTCGAGCTGCTGCGGGCGGACGGCGCGCCGGGGCGGGGCGACGAGCGGCAGACCGGGCACGCCGCGATCGCGACCCTCCTTGAGGGCACGCTGGGGCTGCCCGTGATGCCGGAGGAGCTGGCCGGGCGGGCGCTGCGCTGCGGCGACCCGGAGCAGGAGGACTGGACGACGGCGGTCGCCGCGCTCACGGAACGCGCCGGCGCCGCCGACCCGGCCGGTTCCTCCGGCACGTCGGTGGTGTCGGCCGCCGCCACCGGCTGGTGCGCGGATCCGGAGCCGCTGCGCCGGGCGTTCGGCGCCCGGGTGCTGGGCGCGCTGCCGGGCGGCGGGGCGGATGCGGTGGAGGTGCTGCGCGGGCTGGCGGCGCGGTGCGCGGAGGCGTACCAATCGGCGGACGCGCGGGCTCTCGGCGCGCGGGAGCCCGCGCTGTCCGCGGTCGTCGCGCTGGGGCGGCTCGCGGACCCCGGCGCCGTACCGGAGCTGCTGGGTCTCGCCGGACATCCCGATCCGGAGGTGCGGCAGCAGGTAGGGGCGGCACTGGCCGGGCTCGTGCCCGGCGGGGACGCGGTGGCGACCGGTGTCCTCGTCCGGCTGAGCCGCGACCCCGTACCGCGGGTGCGCGACTGGGCCACGCTGGCGCTCGCCGAACTCCCCGACGACACGCCCGTGGTGCGGGACGCGCTCGCGGCGCGGCTCGCCGACCCGGATCCGGAGACGTCCGCAGAGGCGGCGCGCGGACTGGCCCTGCGTCAGGATCCGCGCGCGGTCGAGGCGTTGGCGGCGATTCTCGCGGACGGCGACACCGAGGGTCCGGCGCGGGAGACGGCACTGGCGGCGCTCGACCACCTCGCGGATCCCCGGGTCCGCACCCGCCTGGAGTGGACTCTGCCGCGCGGCCGCTGA
- a CDS encoding hypothetical protein (identified by MetaGeneAnnotator; putative;~sequence version:1), whose translation MRPRHTRRRGTLTATAATLVALCAAQTLSVASAATAAPAPDRAAAAAAHSRTATQAAVTSAQERAAKAVARSLGDASWNKSLRAAALKSAEVPVAERATGSLKAQLAAADQDIVKAKGLDAKTGSLLRLRLGDASMRAALEAGTAPWVAAAVSDDDMTTVTAYDSQGVAHQLSADKAPTRPVYVIDVDGDKALAAGLDVMREEFNKAGVPSAGPGAVNTTPQSQAQVPAAKQPAGVAAVATAGYWSTKITAVHLNNDEEPWIKGGAEIYSLVSGFGLDGKVRVDPVTMPYIKDDGVVYRPNQLLVNWSSYKYNLADVVMMEEDGSTNYRDLAKAVAGILLTITDQGAYIPLVNAILDAIPDSWWTDDPDYVESWYTLAQQSKGTLYGARGNGYMTVEPYFVQQF comes from the coding sequence GTGAGACCTCGTCACACCCGACGGCGCGGCACCCTCACCGCGACCGCGGCCACCCTGGTCGCGCTCTGCGCGGCCCAGACCCTGTCCGTCGCCTCCGCCGCCACCGCGGCGCCGGCCCCGGACCGGGCGGCCGCCGCCGCGGCCCACTCCCGCACCGCCACCCAGGCCGCCGTGACCTCCGCCCAGGAGCGGGCGGCCAAGGCCGTCGCGCGTTCGCTCGGCGACGCGTCCTGGAACAAGAGCCTGCGCGCGGCCGCCCTGAAGTCGGCCGAGGTGCCCGTCGCCGAGCGGGCGACCGGCAGCCTCAAGGCCCAGCTCGCCGCCGCCGACCAGGACATCGTCAAGGCCAAGGGCCTGGACGCGAAAACGGGTTCGCTGCTCCGGCTGCGCCTCGGCGACGCGTCCATGCGCGCCGCCCTCGAAGCCGGGACGGCCCCGTGGGTCGCCGCCGCCGTCTCCGACGACGACATGACCACCGTCACCGCGTACGACAGCCAGGGCGTCGCCCACCAGCTGTCCGCCGACAAGGCCCCCACGCGGCCGGTGTACGTCATCGACGTCGACGGCGACAAGGCCCTCGCCGCCGGACTCGACGTCATGCGCGAGGAGTTCAACAAGGCGGGCGTCCCCTCCGCCGGCCCCGGGGCCGTGAACACCACGCCCCAGAGCCAGGCCCAGGTCCCGGCCGCCAAGCAGCCGGCCGGCGTCGCCGCGGTCGCCACCGCGGGCTACTGGAGCACGAAGATCACGGCCGTCCACCTCAACAACGACGAGGAGCCCTGGATCAAGGGCGGCGCCGAGATCTACAGCCTCGTCAGCGGCTTCGGCCTGGACGGCAAGGTCCGCGTCGACCCGGTCACCATGCCGTACATCAAGGACGACGGCGTCGTCTACCGCCCGAACCAGCTGCTGGTCAACTGGTCGAGCTACAAGTACAACCTCGCCGACGTCGTGATGATGGAGGAGGACGGCAGCACCAACTACCGCGACCTCGCCAAGGCCGTCGCCGGCATCCTGCTGACCATCACCGACCAGGGCGCGTACATCCCGCTGGTGAACGCGATCCTGGACGCCATCCCGGACTCCTGGTGGACCGACGACCCGGACTACGTCGAGTCCTGGTACACCCTGGCCCAGCAGAGCAAGGGCACCCTCTACGGCGCTCGCGGCAACGGCTACATGACCGTCGAGCCGTACTTCGTCCAGCAGTTCTGA
- a CDS encoding short chain dehydrogenase ((3R)-hydroxyacyl-CoA dehydrogenase-like, classical(c)-like SDRs; cd05353;~3-ketoacyl-(acyl-carrier-protein) reductase; Validated; PRK05653;~Mapped to H37Rv Rv3548c;~NAD binding site [chemical binding];~homodimer interface [polypeptide binding];~identified by MetaGeneAnnotator; putative;~short chain dehydrogenase [Mycobacterium tuberculosis F11]), translating into MGLCDERVVIVTGGGRGLGRAHALAFAAEGAKVVVNDLDVGLDGRVSGGGAAADVVAEIRAAGGEAVAHGGDIASEQGAATLVRIALETYGRLDTLVNNAGFLRDRMLVNLTETDFDAVLRVHVKGHFLPLRHAAAYWRTETKEGREVVGRVVNTTSGAGLLGSVGQANYAAAKAGIVGLTLVAAAELARYGVQVNAIAPAARTRMTERAYGDLAALPEDVSPLVVWLGSAASAGVTGRIFEAEGGRLTVMEGWQAGPTADKGTRWTPAEAGETALKLLASATPPGPVYGA; encoded by the coding sequence ATGGGTCTGTGCGACGAACGCGTGGTGATCGTGACCGGCGGCGGACGCGGACTCGGCCGCGCCCATGCCCTGGCCTTCGCCGCCGAGGGCGCGAAGGTCGTCGTCAACGACCTGGACGTCGGCCTCGACGGCCGGGTCTCGGGCGGCGGCGCGGCGGCCGACGTGGTCGCCGAGATCCGGGCGGCGGGCGGCGAGGCCGTCGCTCACGGCGGCGACATCGCGAGCGAGCAGGGCGCGGCGACCCTCGTGCGGATCGCCCTGGAGACGTACGGGCGGCTCGACACCCTCGTCAACAACGCGGGCTTCCTGCGGGACCGGATGCTCGTCAACCTCACCGAGACCGACTTCGACGCGGTGCTGCGGGTCCACGTGAAGGGCCACTTCCTGCCGCTGCGGCACGCGGCCGCGTACTGGCGCACGGAAACGAAGGAGGGCCGCGAGGTCGTCGGACGCGTCGTCAACACCACGTCAGGAGCAGGGCTGTTGGGCAGCGTCGGGCAGGCGAACTACGCCGCGGCCAAGGCCGGGATCGTCGGCCTGACCCTCGTCGCGGCGGCCGAACTGGCCCGCTACGGCGTCCAGGTCAACGCCATCGCCCCGGCCGCCCGGACCCGGATGACCGAGCGGGCCTACGGGGACCTGGCCGCGCTGCCCGAGGACGTCTCGCCGCTGGTCGTCTGGCTCGGCTCGGCGGCCTCGGCCGGGGTCACCGGCCGGATCTTCGAGGCCGAGGGCGGGCGGCTGACCGTCATGGAGGGCTGGCAGGCCGGCCCCACCGCCGACAAGGGCACCCGCTGGACCCCCGCGGAGGCGGGCGAGACCGCCCTGAAGCTGCTCGCCTCCGCCACCCCGCCCGGTCCCGTCTACGGCGCCTGA